The proteins below come from a single Bombus pyrosoma isolate SC7728 linkage group LG10, ASM1482585v1, whole genome shotgun sequence genomic window:
- the LOC122571618 gene encoding uncharacterized protein LOC122571618 isoform X1, with translation MSSSYIIEPQESGSGKKDDTLIIIVNDDGTISVDQETLQTLIMNQSNANVSVVRVGQAETDTENGDITLTVDPPMFTSAAINSGGTSTDATSLVDPFMEMDPEQLERLETALQSEEAKQILGENVTAMLDMLTVEEQQNSIRYSVKLDHCYTSRLSPSDPKPRDPLPVIDSPTSDDGLQYTHQHSPAPGTSKTSSPVGEAENTVVIKPKATTKTGKPVGRPRKNIPPTSVPTCNSNTRSSANIASTPKSVGHPVPRNLLQQGVGKHQGRSNDEDEEELMSSTESSESEPPSDNDSDFGPRGPRRGGIRARGGRKGLTTRGGSMVATRRRGPNKQMDMEQVRRLDMEMAAAVNAMKSPEKDEKSGGFGFVKGKRQLKTVIGRKKEESQRNESSSIINQDVSVNFEKPLQTTNQVKANLINANMVKGDMILTKPGQGRANQKVTFVQKQVLMKSNDLKNIDVKKQVILPKGKFFNQTGTKFFATKDGKLVQIPVTTKTITSNLSITQMKGVIPQVSSTQQPAMIQTQISNVQQQQSQQLAKVTTPAVISKIKSCDPKKEKRKSDGLESVTKIEIDTNKTAEIKVFDGMKKHAKKENRKSPAYMVDTLGPALFSTPDIIRRVGTNGDSKVQENVVTPSAAVVSSGNSLMQVTHSPSSSSTSTSPITSNRSGIIPMSSDRTTHPEASVSTEKRESHDCLVENHEAESKPGVKSNVSEELQPALDSGKSGAIEGEEHLLATLEMEASKHEEELLAEALLLQEELGVDLAEHATLVEQGGSVASESITSNNMLIPSLVTSEQEGAKSLDASATIIVTTTMTSTATVATMATTSANTNELKETGKKFVKDDKEPIQIIRGGRVITLPPIEAPATRSKRLQIKSTEPIQKSFEPAKRMEKHGSYSVQTMQQRASSQSIKHEIRANIDQGEKNECAIRVKEENIEEEAEEEEDEEEEDIKEKDRKHVGEEDEEEEEEEEEDNSDSEDDPDRLWCICKRPHNNRFMICCDVCEDWFHGKCVHVSKAMGQQMEEKGIEWVCPNCAKKKDEEIKAKLSTQNASGKQRIQSDTVFENTKNLPTVNQSPSTGETSPLIQSGCDYGGVQYSSSMQCVVCKKEARNSSIYCSDACILAHAQETLTKDKPIPGPTISPKGTRSSPFDPASKSKPDARVIVFERKSGRILTGSDAPTRSNLRTWLKEHPTFEVVGTNNLGALQIGKTITTIQTQIPGKTTKSALLSPAKGQNLPKMTYAKVPGSKQMILTAGNKKFTLISGGQQQQLQLQQQQLQQQQQQQQTQPTSTKSIQMKQTLLPGSNKSPLLLKTTKLITQPQIKQLGVAVSPKQTPNAKKQESKQAIIQSKQQQIKPSPPRKPETEPIRLNIRKTLTELLSSRIKETEDLKLTDEEIADLAYNIELELYKYFKDTGAKYKAKYRSLVFNIKDTKNLTLFRKIADRSLTPDAVVRLSPDEMASQELAEWREKETKHQLEMIKKNELDLMAQAKSIVVKTHKGEQIIENDGGIDHVDPKTPVQDIVTALNSADSISSTVDDMEKDLEKAIDEERLKGKEDAKKLRNLDDKKRKEKDKDRGREKERDKEKERGKEKESSNRSKGASDRRGRSISRSRHKHGRDDRERSKTREKSRERRSRDKEGKREREKDRDKEKERDRERDRERSRTRDREKLKLREKSSRDKAKQKEKDREKERERERHKSNENILRSRNSGFAYSELKNVDKREDEKKREMEKKEELSGLTGTSAGKSIEDRLWRHIEDEATTNIIDGNDSDVSDREPSSTVNIKTPDINEEVDREREQESSSTVEGETPKAGGWQTVWRGFVNMVDVAKFFITAQEVSGHAKDLMDDLPDTVDVVGRISHETVWDYISKMKKTGSKEILVIRLTAANDEEKIPYITLYSYLNSRSRLGVVGNVSKNIKDFYIMPFSSQSTIPQVLLPLNGPGFEEHRPHLLLGIIVRNKRKRPAGISSTNIPMKLSKKDTDRSYTPPLIGASKDKSSNGSNATIIVSTSVTSTATPTIPISSPSLTTATSTYHKTPATTVSTTESTKEKQHPVTQTTLDNLNRAHIGMSRSTLLDTATICKIVPELSSKIDLTSSPGKVPLEDDGDEPYSPGQMDEEDIDLDLRTCPTSTSVTTVAPISGSLGIHDVTALDNGIISSSKNSTELQRKMEELNRQIEEQKQQIQNISSSFLGESTSTLPGLGLDPPPSDECEEAYSPSDTRSFTPPPPTGIPKFTQPILEKVSNITIPPNLQEILANVKRQESSKVDPYLPSKPSATFLTTANSSIYQNSEKYSSSPGVKLAISGLNKSNSEKSIVESSSNHRESISKEKESKGTLSSLSDLDLIRKAEEELAAVAAASAAVVPGNRVTENSVPSSLSGTTTALPSIMGTTTSPSLISQSSANLSSLTSTDSPTHEGIPYKNPFPEPFKRNIAPEQPKPPGLEDEDFPPFPSTPPNLDNNVSKTTSSHSKFVPKSGIVLSVKRKVNDDVPPTSPSTSNKIIRIKSRWGQGPSESID, from the exons ATGTCTAGCTCGTACATTATCGAGCCACAAGAGAGCGGATCAGGAAAGAAGGATGATACATTAATTATCATTGTCAATGATGATGGTACTATATCCGTCGACCAAGAAACTTTGCAGACTTTAATTA TGAATCAATCTAATGCAAATGTCAGCGTTGTTAGAGTAGGACAAGCAGAGACAGACACAGAAAATGGAGATATTACATTAACTGTAGATCCTCCAATGTTTACATCTGCTGCAATTAATTCTGGTGGTACATCTACTGATGCAACCAGTTTAGTCGATCCTTTTATGGAAATGGATCCAGAACAGTTGGAACGATTAGAGACAGCTTTACAAAGTGAAGAGGCAAAGCAAATTCTTGGAGAAAATGTCACGGCTATGcttg ATATGTTAACAGTAGAGGAACAACAAAACTCTATAAGGTATAGCGTTAAGTTGGATCACTGCTACACAAGTAGATTATCACCCTCTGATCCAAAACCAAGGGATCCATTGCCTGTTATCGATTCACCTACTTCCGACGATGGTTTACAATACACGCATCAACATTCACCTGCTCCTGGAACATCCAAAACATCGTCGCCTGTCGGCGAAGCTGAGAATACTGTCGTGATCAAGCCAAAGGCTACAACCAAAACT GGAAAACCAGTTGGTCGACCGCGAAAAAATATCCCCCCGACTTCTGTTCCTACCTGTAACAGTAACACGAGATCGTCGGCCAATATAGCAAGTACGCCTAAATCTGTCGGACATCCGGTTCCAAGGAATTTATTGCAGCAAGGTGTTGGAAAAC ATCAAGGAAGATCTAATGACGAGGATGAAGAAGAGTTAATGTCATCCACTGAATCATCCGAGTCAGAACCACCATCTGACAATGATTCAGATTTTGGTCCACGAGGTCCTAGAAGAGGTGGTATAAGAGCTAGAGGTGGTAGAAAAGGGCTTACTACCAGAGGAGGAAGTATGGTAGCTACTCGTAGAAGAGGGCCTAACAAACAAATGGATATGGAACAAGTTCGTCGATTAGATATGGAAATGGCTGCTGCTGTAAATGCCATGAAGAGTCcagagaaagatgaaaaatcgg GAGGATTTGGTTTCGTTAAAGGCAAGAGACAGCTTAAAACCGTTATTGGTCGGAAGAAAGAGGAATCGCAACGCAACGAATCGTCTTCGATAATAAATCAAGATGTGTCGGTTAATTTTGAGAAGCCGCTGCAGACGACGAACCAAGTTAAAGCGAATTTGATCAATGCTAATATGGTTAAGGGCGACATGATTCTTACAAAACCGGGACAGGGAAGAGCTAATCAAAAAGTTACTTTTGTACAAAAGCAAGTGCTTATGAAGTCGAATGATCTTAAAAATATCGACGTAAAGAAGCAGGTGATTCTTCCTAAagggaaattttttaatcaaaccGGAACCAAATTCTTCGCGACCAAAGATGGCAAACTGGTCCAAATACCTGTAACTACTAAAACTATAACGTCAAACTTATCGATAACGCAAATGAAAGGAGTGATACCACAAGTGTCATCAACACAACAGCCTGCCATGATACAAACTCAGATTTCAAATGTGCAACAGCAGCAATCCCAACAGTTGGCTAAAGTGACGACGCCTGctgttatttcaaaaattaaatcttgcgatccgaagaaagagaaacgaaaatctGATGGTCTGGAAAGTGTTACGAAAATAGAAATCGATACCAATAAAACAGCAGAAATCAAAGTTTTTGATG GTATGAAAAAACATgcaaagaaagagaatcgTAAATCACCAGCGTACATGGTGGATACTTTAGGTCCTGCTCTTTTTTCAACCCCAGATATTATTCGTCGTGTTGGTACGAATGGTGATTCGAAAGTACAAGAAAATGTAGTAACACCGTCTGCAGCTGTTGTTTCTTCTGGAAATTCTCTTATGCAAGTAACACATTCACCGTCATCATCGTCGACATCGACATCACCCATAACATCAAATCGTTCAG GTATTATTCCTATGTCTTCCGACCGAACTACACATCCTGAAGCTTCTGTCTCTACGGAAAAGCGAGAAAGTCACGATTGTTTGGTAGAAAATCATGAAGCAGAGTCTAAGCCGGGTGTAAAATCTAACGTATCAGAAGAATTACAACCAGCTCTGGATTCGGGTAAGTCGG GCGCTATAGAAGGCGAGGAACATCTACTAGCTACATTGGAAATGGAAGCTAGTAAACATGAAGAGGAATTACTGGCTGAAGCGTTGTTATTACAAGAAGAACTTGGAGTCGACTTGGCTGAACAT GCTACGCTTGTAGAACAAGGAGGAAGTGTTGCGTCGGAGTCGATAACTTCAAATAACATGCTTATTCCTTCCTTGGTCACATCCGAGCAAGAAGGTGCTAAATCGCTGGATGCTTCTGCGACAATAATCGTAACAACAACTATGACAAGCACAGCAACAGTTGCAACGATGGCAACAACTAGCGCGAATACAAATGAACTTAAAGAGACAGGGAAAAAGTTTGTCAAAGACGATAAGGAACCTATTCAAATTATTCGTGGTGGACGAGTAATTACGTTACCTCCCATCGAAGCACCAGCTACCAGAAGCAAacgattacaaattaaaagtacTGAACCTATTCAAAAATCGTTTGAACCTGCCAAACGGATGGAGAAGCACGG AAGTTACAGTGTACAAACAATGCAACAAAGGGCATCGTCGCAGTCCATCAAACACGAAATTCGTGCGAATATAGATCAAGGTGAGAAAAATGAATGCGCAATTCgggttaaagaagaaaatatagaggAGGAAGCCGAAGAAGAGGAGgacgaagaggaggaagatataaaagagaaagatcggAAACACGTCGGTgaggaagacgaagaagaggaagaagaagaagaggaggataATTCAGATTCAGAAGATGATCCTGATAGACTTTGGTGTATATGCAAAAGACCGCATAACAATCGTTTCATGATTTGTTGTGATGTATGCGAAGACTGGTTTCATGGAAAATGCGTACATGTCAGCAAAGCAATGG GTCAACAAATGGAGGAGAAAGGAATAGAATGGGTTTGTCCAAATTGTGCTaaaaaaaaggacgaagaGATAAAAGCTAAATTGAGTACCCAGAATGCTTCTGGAAAGCAACGGATTCAATCCGACACTGTATTTGAGAATACAAAAAACCTTCCAACGGTTAATCAGAGTCCATCTACTGGAGAAACATCGCCTTTGATACAATCTGGTTGTGACTATGGTGGTGTTCAATATTCTAGTAGTATGCAATGTGTCGTTTGtaaaaaagaagcaagaaacTCGAGCATTTACTGTTCCGACGCATGTATACTTGCACATGCCCAAGAAACGTTGACCAAAGACAAACCAATACCAGGACCAACAATTAGTCCAAAAGGAACAAGGTCGTCGCCGTTCGATCCTGCTTCAAAGTCGAAACCCGATGCTCGAGTTATCGTTTTTGAGAGGAAAAGTGGAAGAATATTAACTG GTTCAGACGCTCCTACAAGGTCAAATTTGCGTACATGGTTAAAGGAACATCCTACGTTTGAAGTGGTTGGGACGAATAATCTTGGTGCACTGCAAATTGGGAAAACGATTACGACTATTCAAACACAAATACCTGGTAAAACA ACAAAGTCTGCACTACTGTCACCCGCAAAAGGACAGAATCTTCCGAAGATGACGTACGCAAAAGTACCAGGTTCTAAGCAAATGATTTTGACagcaggaaataaaaaatttacacttaTCTCTGGTGGACAACAGCAGCAGCTACAACTACAGCAACAGCAACtacagcagcaacaacaacagcagcaaaCTCAACCGACAAGTACAAAATCaatacaaatgaaacaaaCGTTATTGCCAGGTTCAAACAAGAGTCCtttgttattaaaaacgaCAAAATTGATTACTCAACCACAAATAAAGCAATTGGGTGTTGCTGTGTCACCGAAACAAACACCAAATGCAAAGAAACAAGAATCAAAACAGGCAATCATACAATCGAAACAACAGCAGATTAAACCAAGCCCACCAAGAAAACCCGAGACAGAACCTATaagattaaatatacgaaaaacTTTGACAGAATTGTTATCTAGCCGTATAAAAGAAACCGAAGATTTGAAACTTACCGACGAGGAAATAGCGGACCTAGCTTATAATATCGAATTAgagttatataaatatttcaaagacaCCGGTGCAAAGTACAAAGCCAAATACAGAAGTctcgtatttaatataaaagatacgaaGAATCTAACATTGTTTAGAAAGATAGCTGATAGATCGTTGACGCCGGATGCGGTGGTGCGGCTAAGTCCTGATGAAATGGCCAGTCAAGAATTGGCTGAATggagggagaaagaaacgaagcaTCAGTTAGAAATGATCAAGAAAAACGAATTAGATTTAATGGCTCAGGCTAAATCTATCGTCGTTAAAACGCACAAAGGTGAACAAATAATCGAGAATGATGGTGGTATCGATCATGTGGATCCGAAAACTCCCGTGCAAGATATCGTGACCGCATTGAACAGTGCTGACAGCATAAGTTCGACCGTGGATGATATGGAGAAAGATTTAGAAAAGGCAATCGACGAGGAAAGATTAAAAGGCAAGGAAGATGCGAAAAAACTGAGGAACTTGGATgataagaaaaggaaggaaaaggacAAAGATAGAGgtagggagaaagaaagagataaggagaaagaaaggggaaagGAGAAGGAGAGTAGTAACCGTTCAAAGGGTGCGAGCGATCGGCGTGGTAGAAGTATCAGTAGAAGTAGACATAAACACGGTAGAGACGATAGGGAACGTAGTAAAACTAGAGAGAAAAGCAGAGAACGGAGATCTCGAGATAAGGAAGGGAAGCGTGAACGAGAAAAAGATCGTgataaggaaaaagaacggGATCGTGAAAGAGATCGAGAGAGATCCAGAACTAGAGATCGGGAGAAATTAAAGCTCCGTGAAAAAAGTAGCAGAGATAAAGCTAAGCAAAAAGAGAAGGacagggagaaagagagggaacgGGAACGACACAAaagcaatgaaaatattttgagaaGTCGTAATAGTGGTTTTGCTTATTctgaattgaaaaatgttgacAAAAGAGaagacgagaagaaaagagagatggaaaagaaagaggaattGTCAGGTTTAACGGGGACATCGGCCGGAAAATCTATCGAAGATCGACTTTGGCGGCATATCGAAGACGAAGCAACTACCAACATCATTGATGGGAATGATTCCGACGTGTCAGACAGAGAACCTTCTTCAACGGTTAATATCAAAACACCAGACATTAACGAAGAAGTTGATAGAGAAAGGGAACAAGAATCATCATCGACTGTCGAGGGTGAAACTCCGAAAGCAGGAGGATGGCAAACGGTTTGGAGGGGTTTCGTTAACATGGTGGATGTTGCAAAATTCTTCATCACCGCACAGGAGGTGAGTGGTCATGCGAAAGATTTGATGGACGATCTACCAGATACAGTTGACGTTGTTGGCCGAATAAGTCACGAAACTGTTTGGGATTATATCTCGAAGATGAAGAAGACCGGTTCGAAAGAGATTTTGGTAATTCGACTTACCGCAGCGAATGACGAAGAAAAGATTCCGTACATAACACTGTATAGTTATTTGAACAGTAGAAGTCGACTTGGAGTCGTTGGAAATGTTTCTAAGAATATAaaggatttttatataatgcCATTTTCAAGTCAAAGCACGATACCTCAGGTTCTCTTACCTTTGAACGGGCCTGGCTTCGAAGAGCACAGACCGCATCTTCTTCTAGGAATCATTGTTCGCAACAAAAGAAAGCGTCCCGCTGGCATATCGTCTACAAACATACCGATGAAATTATCGAAGAAGGATACCGATCGAAGTTACACGCCACCTTTGATAGGTGCCTCGAAAGATAAGTCTAGCAATGGTAGCAACGCGACGATCATCGTATCTACCTCTGTTACTTCTACCGCGACACCAACGATCCCGATATCATCACCTTCCTTGACAACCGCAACGAGTACATATCATAAAACACCGGCTACCACGGTCAGCACGACCGAGTctacaaaagaaaaacaacaTCCCGTCACCCAAACCACTCTTGACAATTTAAATAGAGCACATATAGGAATGTCGAGGAGTACGTTACTCGACACTGCGACCATATGTAAAATAGTCCCTGAATTGTCGTCAAAGATCGATCTTACTTCTTCGCCTGGCAAAGTACCTCTCGAGGACGATGGTGACGAGCCGTATAGTCCTGGCCAGATGGACGAGGAAGATATCGATCTTGACTTACGAACTTGTCCTACATCGACATCAGTAACCACAGTAGCTCCGATATCTGGTTCATTGGGTATTCACGATGTTACTGCACTCGATAATGGTATCATTTCTTCCAGTAAAAATTCGACCGAACTCCAACGAAAAATGGAAGAACTAAATAGACAAATTGAAGAACAGAAGCAACAAATACAGAATATTAGTTCTTCATTTCTCGGTGAATCAACATCTACTTTGCCG GGTTTAGGGTTGGACCCACCGCCCAGCGATGAATGCGAAGAAGCTTACAGCCCTTCGGACACGAGATCGTTTACACCACCACCACCCACGGGTATTCCAAAGTTCACTCAACCGATTCTCGAAAAAGTCTCAAACATAACGATACCTCCAAATTTACAAGAGATTTTAGCAAACGTCAAACGACAAGAGAGCTCTAAAGTAGACCCGTATTTACCTTCTAAACCTAGTGCCACGTTCTTAACTACTGCAAATTCTTCGATTTACCAAAATTCGGAAAAATATTCCTCATCGCCTGGTGTAAAACTTGCAATTAGCGGATTAAATAAATCCAATTCGGAGAAATCTATAGTGGAATCGTCATCTAATCATCGAGAATCTATttcaaaagagaaagaaagtaagGGTACTTTGAGCTCATTAAGCGATTTGGATTTAATTAGAAAAGCAGAAGAGGAATTAGCGGCCGTCGCAGCTGCATCTGCCGCGGTAGTGCCAGGAAACAGGGTCACCGAAAATTCTGTTCCATCGAGTTTATCTGGAACAACAACAGCTCTTCCATCGATCATGGGAACCACTACATCTCCATCGTTAATCTCTCAATCATCTGCAAATCTGTCAAGTTTAACTTCGACGGATTCTCCTACTCATGAGGGGATTCCTTACAAAAATCCCTTCCCGGAACCTTTCAAACGAAACATAGCTCCTGAACAACCGAAACCTCCAGGTCTCGAAGACGAGGATTTCCCTCCGTTTCCATCTACGCCACCAAACTTGGACAACAATGTATCTAAAACGACATCTTCTCATTCAAAGTTCGTTCCAAAGAGTGGTATTGTGTTAAGCGTTAAACGGAAAGTTAACGATGACGTTCCTCCTACTTCTCCTTCCACttcgaacaaaataataagaataaaatctCGATGGGGTCAGGGTCCATCGGAATCGATCGATTAG